The window AAAGACAATGATAATTAAAATGTAAAAACTAGCCTCCTATATGACTTGGGTCCAATGTTGAACGCACACGTGTTGTCATGGCATGGTTTCAAAAAAAGTGGCTTATCCTTGTCACATTGGATTCAAGAACATCTAGAATAAGAAAAACATTTGAGGTTCTTCTAAATATTCTGCAATTCACAGTAAAACCAAGTACAGCTTCTagggaaagaaaaatgaaaatgtggATAGTTCCTTAAATTGATAGAGAAAGTACCTGAAATTGTCAACCAAAATGAAAACTTCAAATGCCAACAATGGAACAAAGATGATCTTCGAGTTTACAACCGCCCTGCCATGAACTGTAAACAAACCCTTCAAAACAAATGAGACACAAAGGGGTAAAAAGGACTTTTAAGTTCCATAGACTAAACAATTCAATGTCCTAGCACGGGAATATGTCTTGATATGTACAAGACTGCTTTTGGAAGGGCACAGAGCAACATCATTCAATGTTCACTAGAAAAACAACAAGCTCATGATGGTAGAACAAGATCAGCTAGATTGAATATAACGTTCAACCCTCAATTATGTTGAAGGTGCTGCTGATGTACCATAGTTGCTCTCAAGATACATACAAAGGAGTAGCTCAAATGCAACAAGCAATGGCGTTGTGACTATGGAATGACAAGGTGCCCACTGCCCAAGTAAGAGAATGGCATATATAAtccatgatcagtaaacttacaGAAGGAAATAACAAATGTTTTTTACTCCATTAAATGCACAAGTTATCGAATAGGAATTATCTCCATGGAACCGCAAGTATTAAATCATACATGATGATCGTGGGGTAACGATGGAGCAGGTAAAGAGAATCTGCCTCATGCAACAACTATGTGAAATAGCCAGAGCGGGAGAAAATTGGTCCTGCATGTTTAAATCCCAAATGATAGATATTCACCTTTTCCGTCTTTTGATAATGAACAAAAAAAGCTGACAATTATCAACCAGAAAGGAAATCAAAAGACAACTTTTGAATCCCAAGTTGCAACTGTACACACCTTGCCTAGAAGCTAACCAACCTATTGAAATCATACAGTTCATGTGTTAAATTAATGCAGCTATAAacattatatttttaatatttttgaaTTCATAGATGAATCCAGCAGAGCTCACAAACTGTTTAGATGTGAATGAGCCCACACAAACAACTTAGATTCACCTGGCAGTTTGGGCATGCGCATGTTGGTTGTTGACATGTGCCCAACAGTGTATGTGAACACAAACATCTTTATAAAAGTGTGTGAGGACACACATGGAGTTATAATGTGTGTCCATAACTATCTGATATGGCCAGGATGGTTTGTTGGATCAGCATTGAGCCAGTACTGCCTGATTTGCATTGACTGGAGTCCTCTTAAACAAgttttcattaaattcaattaAGAAATCGCATTTAACAAAGTACTGAATGCAACAGTCTCTAGAAATAATCATGGAACAATTAAACTGGGGCAAAACCTTAAATGACAGCTCAAAGGCTCAAACACTTAGTTGCAGTTGCAGCATTCTTCCTAAGGTGTTGCTTCTGCTTTCAATTGCCTTTCTACTCATGCTCCTACTTCTTACctatttatacttgctaacatttcaAAACAAACGCTTCTCCGCTCTCGCAACAAAACTTGTTGCTGTTAGTGCACCTTGTTTGCCAATCACGTGAGTCGGTGTGTCATGTAGTGCGTTGGGTCCTTAGAAGCTGAAGACTAAAGACACAAGATGACACCGAGCATTAAGAAgtgaagaacaggtaaatgaggtgcaTTGGCAACCCTAACCTAAGACCCAAAACAACTTTAGCCTTTAGatgattgatgcaggacatgacattcaaatatgatgtgcaagattttcaggctttagatcacgctAGTtaagaaacaattacacaaaattccatatcccatacaaaagttcaagcattcaatcaaggggaatctatgcaggcccaggcctacacaagctagggctagatcaatcaaaattatagaccaaacaataataagaggagggtaaattcatccacacatgcacagaaataattccccaatccaagggattcacagatttcaattcagggaaccctaaggttgaagaaagggcataaatttggggatttgagtaatttagggttagggttaaggattaggggtgaaagagaggagagagacaaacCAGAAAAGCGTCACACGCATGGACTGCAGAGAAGACCCAGACACACGTGCGCTGGAGGTGTCcagcacgtgtgtggggcccacaaatcgaaaatggccaccttggccctggtcggccaggggtgagccacaaaacctccaaatttcagcctgatctgatgcacggtctgtgcgtggtgctccgccgaagtttcagccctcctgcagagTTAGATTCTtgaaatctgttgtagagagaaaaacggctgcaatagaggatggatttgaagtaTATATGATtatagaagaagaaaaatatgaatggtagaaggtgggggcgaatcgggataggtgtggcttcgcaccacggcagtcagcccttcgaggaagggagggtttcacacccaattgaatctccacgactcaaaaatttagaggagcagaaaaacgcagaaattttattaatcttcaatgagccaaaaagactacaaggggtgcctatttataataaaaccctatatcccaaaactcacatcatgtgcgcaacctattacttgaagACAAAGTAATCAAAAATagcaactaatcaaagcaatctaaaccgtccataatattcctaataacaataataagcaaaacgcaaagtactagattaattagaatagtgggccacgatcatgaaaacccatggtgggattcacatgactatcggatccattccaacgaaccaaaacgcagtcctctaactaagaggctctccctggacgtcgtcatcgatccagatcaatggtggggccctcctcctccgtgcgtacgtgcgtaggagggcatgcatgtgcgcgtgatgtccccatcaactctccccaactgtgaagatttcgccgctggcgaaataaaactcttgaaccgctccaagatgtcaggatcaaatctctgaatgatgcaggacatgaaaattaattattatatgcaagatctcaggctttagatcaaactaattcagaaacattcacataaaatctccacatcccacacaaaagtttaaGCATTCAAGCAAGGGAAATTTGTgcaggtccaagcctacacatgttagcgctggatcaataaaaattatgagccAAACagtactcaaagggaagtaaaactcatccacacatgcacagcaaccaatctctaatccaagggattcatcaGTTTCAGTTTAGAGAACCCTAAGAttagaaaaggggcaaataaattgaaagtaatgcaatctagggttagggttagggaaaataGGCATGAGGGGAGTGAAATAGGTAGGAAATTTGAACCTGGAGACAGTTCCCGCGCGCGGACAGCGGACCAGGCCTGTCACACGTGCGCAGggggctggccgcacgtgcgagggggcgcCGAATGCGGTAAGCTcctccttggctctggtcggccagAGGAGGGCTTCAAAACCTCCAAGTTTCATGGCGATCCGAAGTGCGGTCTGtccatggtgctccgccgaagtttcagccctcttgtaggGCCAGAATCTGGAATTCTGCTGTAAAGAGGAAAACTGCTGCAATAAAGAACGGATTTGAGTCGTAGATGATTATACAAGATGAGAAGTacggatggtagaagatggaggcgaatcgggatagacgtggcttcgcaccacagtagttagcccttcgatgaagggaatgattcgcacccaattgaatttccacaactcaagaactcagagtaaaaaaaacgcagaatttttattaatcttcaatgaatcaaaaagctacaaggggtgcctatttataagaaaaaccatataccccaaacttgcgccatgtgcgcaacctattactcggcgatgaagtaaaccaaaaaaaaaactaatcaaagaaatctaaaccgtccatgatattctaaataatattaataagcaaaacctaaaatatgagatcaatcagactagtgggccacgatcataagatcccatgatgggctttacttgactaccaggcccactccaacgaaccaaaactcagtcttTAACTAGGAGCCcttccctggacgtcatcatcgatcccgattgacggtggggccctcctcgcgtacgtgcgtaggggggcagcGTGCTT of the Magnolia sinica isolate HGM2019 chromosome 7, MsV1, whole genome shotgun sequence genome contains:
- the LOC131251400 gene encoding uncharacterized protein LOC131251400 isoform X2; translated protein: MVDQFSPALAISHSCCMRQILFTCSIVTPRSSFHGRAVVNSKIIFVPLLAFEVFILVDNFRMCGVSMPGDDGSMNDEAIWETLPEKIRCRVCFEGVINMVLLPCRHHILCRA